The following nucleotide sequence is from Synechococcus sp. KORDI-52.
TGCCCCCATCGCTCGGTTCAGCTCGCCATCAGACCCCCTGCCGCCGATATCCAGCGAGAGATGGAGCTACCCCGTGGAGAGCCCAGTCTGCTGCTGGTCCTGGCCGGCGACGTCTGTTTGCACCAGGCCCCGCGCATGCTGGCTTGGATTCCAGGTGCTCCAGCCAGCCTGGTGGAGGGTCCACTGCTGCCCCGATTGCTCATGGCGCTGCTGGCCCTCTCGATCCCCACACTGCTTTATGGCTCGGCCTGCTTGGTCTTTAACCGTCAACGTCTCCGCCGGACGCTGTATGGCCTCCTGCCCCTGATTTGGGCGCTGTTGTTGGCTAGGCACCTGCCCTTGGGCATGGGCGAAGCCGGTCAGCTTCTGCCCGTCAGCCTGTCGCCACTGAATGGGTCCTGGACTGAGTCCTTGCCGTCCTGGCAGGCGGACGCCCACGTGATCGCCTTTTGCCAGAGCCTGGCCGTTCTGCTCGGCTGGGGCTCCAGCGTGGTGCTGCTGCGGCGCCAGTTGGCGACCCATCGGACCTCCTGGCTTGGGGCCTCAGGTTTAACCGTTGCCCTGGCCGTGGCGGGACGCTGGCTTGTGGCGGCCTGAGCTCAATTCAGGCCGAATCGAACAGAGCGTATGCAAGAGCATGTTCAACACTGCGTCATCCAGTGGCCTACCGAAGCTCGTAAGCGGCCCTGCCAATGATCGGTCGGGTCTCCTCCTACACCTGCTGCGCAATCGCCAGAACTTCAGCCTTAGAGCGGATGTCCCGAAAGAGCCGTTCAGGGGAGCACATCGACAACATCACCTCACCCGAATCAGTCTGGGAGATGGCGATGCGACAGGGCATCAACACATCTGCTCCTTGATAAAAACGAGGGGTTGGGATGTAGCCATGGAGCAGGCAGTGTTGACGATCCGTCAGATCCAGGAGACCGCCCACAACAGCGACAATGCCGAACGGCCCAATTGGCCGATGCTGGTGATGCGCTCACCGAAGGGCTGCACCGGTCCAGCGGAGGTGGACGGCAAGAAGCTCGAAAACTTCTGGCGCTCCCACCAGGTGCCCATCACCGATGCGAAAACCAACCCGAAGCACCTGCAGCAGCTGGAGGCCTGGTTGAAGAGCTATCGGCCCTGGGAACTGTTTGACGAAACCGGAGCCATCCGCCCCGAGATCCGCTCCCTTTCTCCCAAGGGGGAGCGGCGCATGGGTTCAAATCCCCACACCAACGGCGGCGTGCTGCGACGCAATCTGGTGTTTCCTGATCTGACGAACTACGCCATGGCGGTGGAAACCGCCGGCACACGTGTCGACGCCAACACCACTCCGCTGGGCGAACTGATCCGCGAGATGAAGTGTTGTCTGCAAGCGCATGGGGAGAACACACAATCAGACAAAAGAGTGCTCAGCAATAACACCTAAGACTTCAATACCTCAGAGACAACGACAAATGGGAGTGGCGGAGATTTAAAAAAGCCGTGGAAGTAATCACAGCCATGACTTGCAAGAAAATCAATTTGCGAGTCGCCCTGAACGCATTCAGCAACAACTTTAAGACCCAACTCGCGGGCCATCAGAATCGTACCTTTCACTATCGCAGTATTCTCACGATTGACCGGAACAGCATCGACAAAAGCTCCGTCAATTGTGATATATTTAATTGGGAGGGTTTGAAGAACTGCAAGAGATGAATAGCCTGTACCAAAATCATCAATACATAGATCAACACCCAAATCAGCAAGCTCAGCAAAAAGCTCTTTAGCCTGAGCAAGATCAGTCAAGAGCGATGTTTCGGTAAGCTCTATAAGCTATCGAATGAAAACTCAAATACGAGTGCAATAAGCGGCTAAAAGCCAAATAGGCTCTGTGCTCAACTAAAGGGGAGAGAAGATCTAGAGAGCTGTTGAGATCTCTGGAGGTCTGATGCGTCTATTGTTCGTCAGAACTTCGTCAATATCGCATCCAATTGATTGACTATGATGCCGGCAAAAGCAGGTTCAAGTGGAAATCATGTGTTAATTATTGGCACCAATCAGATTCTGCACTATAAGATTATAGATGAATGTAAGCAAGACAACTATCTTGCGAATCGTAACAGAAACTATTGGCTTTTGAACTTAAAGGCCGGTATAGACTGTACCCAGGGCATATAACGAAGCGAGAATACACCCGTTAGATGGCAGGATTCGTACTCCTTTGGCGGTGAATACTCTGCACGAAAAGGGGTCTCAGAACTTGATGCCTGAATGAATGCTTCACGTACGATACCCACGTCACAAGGCAACTGATTGAAATAAGCCTGAAGAGCCGGCTCAGGCAGATCCTTTACTCCAGCTCCATCTTGCCACCAGACATGCAAACCTATGTCTTGAAGACCTGAAAGCCATTTAGCATTGGCATTGGGCGAGAGATAACCAAGATTATATGCACTGATATGAAGTGGCTTGTTCAAGCGCTGGGACATAAGCTGCAGTTGATTCTGGGTAAGACGGCGCCGGCCAATCGTTGTAAATAGCCGATCTGATAATTCAGATGGGAAATACCAACCAACAACTTCAATTTCTCGTTCTTTTAACAAGGGAAGTAGTTTCGAATGGAGAGATAACGATCGGCGCTGCAAGCTTGTCCAGTATTCTTCAAATCGGTCTTCCCATCCAGCTTGCAAAATCGTTTGCGAAAAGGAAGGGTCTGCATACAGACCAACAATCAAATCCAACCCCTCTTGCTGAGCGATCAGCAGGCTGGTTAGTAGCCATTCTTCCTGATCAATGAGGAAATCACCAAACTGAGTCCATTGGATAACAATGGTGCGGTATTGATTGCGATAAGCCTCACGCCAGACATAAGACCAGTCACTACTACTTATCCTGCTATCACCTTTAAGTGGTTGATAAAAAAGTATCTCACTAGCTCTAGATACTGGAGCGAACAAGACAAACAGGAAGACATAGATAGCAAAAGTAATAAGTTTGCTTTTGTGTAAGCGGAGTTTCATAAGTTGAGGGTAAGACTCAGTAAGCCACCAGGAGTATTCTGATAAAGATCAGTTGACAGAGGTTGTTGGAATTCAACGCGTATAGTAAATCGGCGCCGATAGGCTCGGAGCTCATCCTCTTGCAACCAAAACTGCCAGCGCAAACCAACACCCACACGGATATCATATTTAGTGTTCTGAAAACCAATCTGAGACAGTAGATAAGGACTTATTGTTTGGGCTGGCTTGGAACTGAGTTTCCATGTTCTACCCTGAGAGTAGCGATAGAGACCAATCAACTGAGATTGCTCCATAAAATAAGCAGTATCAAAATAGAGCGATCTTTCATTCCAGACAGCCCGATCTTCCTTCCATTCACCATTCCAACGGCCTTGGTCAAAAATAGATCCATTAAATCGAAGTATTACATCATCAGACAGGAGATCCCCAACACGGCCCTGCCAATATTCGGCATAAAGATTAAGATTTAGATCCTTATAAGGCTTGTATCGGAAACCAAGACCACTGGATAATTGAGATTCGGATCGAGCAAGATCGTATATGCCGATTGATCTAACGTAAGTAAATAACTTTTGAAATTTAAGCGTGTGCTCATAACTTGAGGAAGCAGTAACGATTTGCTTAGATTCAGGAATAAGATCATCAATCAGTAAACCTTCAATTGATTGGCCATAGGGAGATGTTGTCAAATCAATGAGCCAGTTATTCCGTCTAGATAACAGCTCATAATTGCGCTTGAGTCCGTAGAGCCTTTGGCGTTGGGAAGCTAATCCCAAGTGCTCTGTTGAGCTCGCTGGATCCTGCTCAAGTTCAATTGCTCGTTTGTAATGCTTCAATGACAACTTGATTTCACTACGACGCTTAAATAATTTGGCAATCTCTGCCTCTAACACAGCATTGCCATCGCTGATCTGACTGGCACGTAACAGAGGGGTTAGCGCCTGATCCCTAATCTGGGAATCGGAGTCTTGGCTGAGAGTAAAACCATAATCACTTAGATAGCGGAAATTATTTGGGTCCAACTCATTGGCTCTCTTCAATAAGTCACGGGCCTCAATGAGATTGTCGAGATCTCGAGCGATTAACCCTGCCTGATAGAAATCTGATGCATCAGAACTTTCACTGGAGAGAAAAATACCAAAGCGCTCATATGCAGAGTCCAAATCGCCAGACGCGGCTGCAATTAATGCACCCAATCTCCACTCATCAACTCCAAGGTCAGTTATGCGTTTCCAATGTTCTTTCGCTTTCGCAAGTTGGTTGAGCTCAAGAGAAACCTGCGCCATTCCTGCTTGTACTTCTGATTGATCCTGCTCAATGAACGGTAAATTTTCCCAGATTTCATAGGCTCGTCTTGGCTCACCGGCAGAGGCAAGACTAAATGCGAGCATGTTTTGGGCATCATGGCGTCCCAAAACGATTGCTTGCTCAAAGTAGGCCGATGCCTCGCCTGGTCTGGCACGTATTGAGCACAACCCATAGGCATACCATTCTCCAGCAGAAGCAATCTCTGCAGATCGCGAATTAAACTCAGGTAGGAGGTTACATTCACCACGGCTAGCGAGTAATTCAAAAAGAACGCCCCGTTCATTGGGAGGCAAAAGCGGGGCAAGTGAAGTTAAGACTATCGCTTCTGGAGGCTCTACTTGAGAATAAAGATTGATTAGACGTTTTGCTAGTTTAGATGGGATTAAAGAACCAACTGAATGGTTTAGAAGCAATTCCGTTTCAAGTAACTCTAATGCTTCCTTTAAGCGACCAGCTTCAATCAGTCGATAGCTAAGTTCATCAAGAGTAGGAGGCGGTAAATCTGGTGGATTTAATGTGTCCCTTGCCAAGGTCAAGCGTTCCAGGAGCACAGGCAACATCTCTGAGCCACGTTCCTCAAGGGTTGTTAACTCCTCAACGACAGCTTTCCAATCTTGGGCCAATTCAGCAAGACCACTGCGATAAGCAACATCACCACCCCGGTCGCGTAGCCAGAGCCAAGCCACTTCAGGGCCTCTCAAAAGGCGTAATTGTTCAGCACGGGCTTGAATGAGTGTTGTGGCATGGTCTCCAGAGTGATCTTGCGTGAGCCATTGTTCGACTCTGCTTTCAGGCACAGATTTCGAATCATTTAGCCAACTCAGCTGAATCTGTTGATAAAGGGGCTCATGACTATTTGGGTGCAAAGCATCAAGGGCTTCGCCATACCGTTCTTGTGCTAGAAGCGCCTCAGCCAGTATCAGCTTTGCGTGGCGGGAGTCGGGTTGAATTCTTAGAACAAAACGAGCATCTCGTTCAGCGTCTGTATATCGCTGCTCACTTAATGCACGAGAGGCTTTGGATAAGTATGGATAACTACTGAACCATTTCCAATCAAAGATCGGATCAGTAAAATCTAATGCTTTGGCAGGTTGAGCCGTACCAAAAACTATTTGAACAAAAATCAACACACTACATAGCTTGATCAAGCGATCAAAATGTGGCTTTAGTAAATAGATCACACTAACAACCCAACATCGATAGTCCAACTTGGCGATCCAATTGTTGCTCTACAATCAACGCATCAACAACTTCATCCTGAAGTATATTTAAATCGACTAAATGCTCCCCTAATTTCTTTTGCAAAGGCTCAAAACTAATCAGCGCTTGACTCAAAATTGCCTGGTTGATTAAACCCTTCTCAACAGCCAAATCACCAAGAAGGACTAAATGGCTGCAGAAGGAATCGAATACAATGATATCTGAATTGAATAATTCTACTAGTGAGTTTAAATTTGCAGATAATGCATCAGTTCTATCTGGACGAAATGCGTGAATAAGCCCTATCTGCACTCGGCCTTGTGGGACAATAACTTGTTTCGTCGGCATTTTTACTGATCTACTAATTACGCCGAGAGCAACATTGCTAATCGCACTCTCTCTAGCCAAAACCAAGACACCCGACTCAACACGTAGAGGCAAAACTGAATACTTAAATGCCAGCCTTTCACCTATAAAATTTGTCAAATTTGTGTCTATCTCGAACGGATTAATATCATCAAATTCAATATCTTGCTGCTCTGCCAAAGCTGCACTCAACTCCACTGTCGTTATCATGCCCATTTTTAGCAAGGTCCTTCCGATTCGCTGTCTACTGCTTTTTTCCAAACCCTGTTGGAGTTCTAGTTGTGTGATCACACCTTGATCTATCAATATTTGACCTAAAGGCCTTCTCCCTGTAGATGATGCAACGCTGGGAAATACATGGGTTGTTTTATCCCATGCAACCTTTCGAGCACTACCAATAGCCAAAACTTGCCGATAAGCCCTCCAATTGGCTCGGAAATTGATCCAATTAGCCCATACCATTCGAGGAATTGCAATAATGCCGGAAGATAATCCGTAGAAAATTGTTGTAAAGTAGACTCTCTGAACGACTCTATTTAAAAGCAGAAACCCATTCAAAAGAAGTAGGTAGGCGAGCAACTTGCTATTGCCTAAAACTGGTGGATAATCCCAAGTTTTGAAGTGGATAAAACCTATAATCCAGATAATGAGGAGCTGTATTAACAAAAAAATAGACAACAATCCGATCATATTGCTAATGCCACCCCTTCTATCACGCCATAAAAAATAGTTGATCAACCAATTGTTTGACCAAGGCAAAGTTACAGACCCTTGGAACACAATGCCTGTAATCCAGCGAGATTTTTGGCGAACCGATGTCGCAGCAGTATCTGGGAAGTTTTCTCGAACACATATCGAATGACTTACACGCTTCCGTACCCCAAATCGCTGTTCCTTTAATGGAGCCAGCACTGGGTCTCGTGGACTGTAATGAACAAATATTTCTCGCATGCCACGCTGACGAAGGCGAATCCCAATGTCATAATCCTCAGTCAGGCTTTGCGTGTCAAAGGCAATTCCTTCACCTTCATCTAACAGAAATGTCAATGCTTTACGGCTAAAACATGTACCAACTCCAGCACTCGGAACCAATCCTGCAAGCGCTTCACGAACAACAACCTCTTTTCCGTGCCATTCGGCGAATTCATCGGCATAGTGATTTGCTGTAAAATTCCACCAATTTCGATGAAGATATGGAAAAACAGGTACTTGCACAAGATCGTTTTCACCAACAAGTAGGTTGAATAAACGCAGTTCCAGTGGAGAAATTACATCTTCAGCATCATGCAAAATAAATCCCGAAAATTTGATTGAAGCAGCTTGTTCAAACTCCAATACAGCTGACAGAATATTATTAAGGCAGTCAGCCTTGCTTGTAGGCCCTGGCAATGCACAGATGACTTGATGCACATTGTCGAAAAGAAGGGCTGCTTCCCTAGCATCTGCTTGTGTTTCTGGATCATTAGGATATGTACCAATGAAAAATTGATAATTCTCATAATCAAGTTGTACTGCAGCAGTCTTAACCATCTGACCTATAACTCCTACCTCTCGCCATGCAGGAACCATAATTGCTAGGGGCTTTTCAGTTTTCGAATACAGAAGATCTTCATCCGCACGTCGATGACGGCTATATATGAACAATTTTTTCCATATCTTGCGAATCCAAAATAGTGAATCCACTATCAAATCTTCAAGACCAAGTACGAGCAATATCAAAGTCAAAACAAACGCAAAAAGACGCAAGCCATACAGATATAAAATCATCACGTCGGATGGCATTTACACACCCTCACTGATTCGATATCGAAGCGATCAATACTCATTTTTCTGTTAATGCTTAGCCATCTTGTTGGCTGTTGATTTATCGTTTGGATTGCATTTATCAGCAAAGCTCAAGGCAATTCTCAGCAAAGCTCAAGGAATTTCTCAGCAAAGCCCAAGTTTTAAGGTGAATATTGCTACTGTCGCGACAACAAGCCATTATCTTTACAAATGTTCATTAAAATATGAGTAGAACTTCAGACCAGCTATTGATCTGAGTTGCTGGAGTCACCTGCGCCAGGCCGTGCGCCCCTAAACCGGCGACAACGAGGCGATCCTGCCTCAACAATCCATGTCCACCTCCGCACCTCCCCAACGCCGCAATAGACGCGGCTTCTTCACCTCAGAACGATCGCTGCGTAAGCTTGGCAATTCGATTTGGAAGAAGCAAACCCTAACGGCAGAAGCGAGCGGGCAGCCCCCCTCAAGCCAACCAAAACCATGTAAACACGTTATAACAGAATCGTAATAACCTTACATGAGGATCTGGCTTTGACGCGCTAATCTCATACGACAGCTCTGCCCTTCTCCGACGTGGAACACCTAGCCGAATACTTCAAGGTGTTCTCAGAGCCCAACCGCCTGGCCGTTCTTGAGGCCCTGCGGGGAGGAAAACGCAATGTCACCGCGGTTGTGGACACCACGGGGCTGAGCCAAGCCCTGGTGTCGAAACATCTCAAGCTGCTCACGATCGCCGGGGTTGTGAGGCGATGCCCAGAAGGATCACTTGTTTTCTATGAAGTGATCGATCGCTCTGTTTATCGGCTCTTGGCTCAGGGAGACAAGTTGCTGAAGGAATCTCGCCGACAACAGCTGGATGCCCTGAGCGCTTCGCTCTGATGGTGGCCGCCCCCCCCCCCCCCACCACCGCTGAGGAACTCATGCGGCAGTTGAAGGAATGACAAACGTCCTTCCCCAACCTGAATTTCAATGGTGTGAATGGGCTGGAGCTCGACCTGCATGGTTGCGATTTACGCAATGGGAACTTCAAGGAGTCGCGATTCGGGCATGCAACATTTTCTGCAGCCAATCTCCAGGACTGTTCGTTCCAGCAAGCAATGCTATGGGGAGCAGATTTATCAGGCGCCTCAGCGCAATCATCGAAATGGCATGATTCCGACCTATCCAGTGCCAGGCTCCAAAAAGCCAACTTCAGCGGTGTTTTTTGCATCGATGCTGCCTTCGCGGTGTTCTTGCCGCCGGGAGCATTTGGCAGGGAGCGAGGTTGGTGGAAGCAGATTTCCGCTCAGGTCTCGATCAATTCACTGACCTCGGTGAAGCCAACTTGCACCAGGCAGACCTGAGCTTTGCTCAGCTCCAAGGCGCCAGTCTCAGGGGGGCAGATTTGAGTGAAAGCTGCCTGTATGGAGCTGACCTTAGCGAGAGCGATTTGCGAGGAGCAGATCTAAGGGGGTGCGACCTCAGCGGCACTCAGCTGAAAGGAGCTCTTCTCCCCGAGCATCTGAACCCTTAGGCAAGGTCCGCAATAAGGGCAAGCCCCCTGGGAGTTGCACAACATTGATCCCAGTTGCACAAAAAGCGAGGGACAACTCAGGGACAAGCCCCTCAGACCTCTTGCCACAACATATAGCTAAGTGGCAGCAGCGGCCAGAAACCCCAGTGCTGATCAGCAGGATTCACACCAGCTCCAGCCACCACACTCCCCATCAATGCAGTGATTCTGCAGAGGAATGGATCAGGCCAGGGTCAAACCACCCACTCCGGCGCAGAACAGCACCACCCGCCAGGCCGGTTGCCGCCAACTCACCAAGAGCACAAACGCCACCAACGCCAGGCTGAACTCAGCGCCTCCGCGGATACCTGCCTGCCAGACGGGTTGAAACAACGCCGCCAGCAGGATGCCCACCACCGATGCGTTGATGCCCAGCAGGGCTCGACGCATCGGAGCCAATCGGCCCAGATCACTCCAGAAGGCCAAGAGCCCACCAATCAACAAGAACGATGGAAAAAAGAGGGCCATGAGCGCCATCACAGAACCGGCGATGCCCTGAAGCCCTGGCTGCAGATCGAAGCCAAGAAAGGCCGCGAAACTGAACATCGGCCCCGGCACCGCCTGGACAGCGCCATACCCCGCCAGAAACTGCTGCAGGTCATGTAGTCACAATTCCAAATCTCGAGAAAGATGTCGTGATCTTACTGAGAAAAACAAGCAAAACCGCTAAGAGAGATATGAGGCAAAGCTCTAGGCTATATACAGTGGAAATCTGCAACTCGAGGATACAACCATATCAAAACAGTGACTAAAACATACTATTTATCTTGGGAAAAAGCAGCACGGTTGCGAAAAATCCTTCGAGAAACGAGGCACAGTCTATCTTGTGAGACAATTGAGTATAATCGTTTGACTTAGAATGCTTTGCGCAATCGAATGAAAAATAATCATGCTTGGCGCTTCTGGTTGTGGATCACAGCCTCCTTTTGCCTTGGGACTATCTCGTCACTTGTACTTATTGCGCTGGTATTCTTCGGTGTAGTTGATTTTAATCCCGAAAACAGGCTGGCCAAAAGAGTTAATATTCCAAGGGATGAACTCACTCAGCGACGGAAGCAGGAGATGGTTGAATTTCTAGAGCGCAAAAGAAGATGGACAGAAAAGCTGGTCGATCGAATGCATGACAGATACTTAGAAAATCCGAATTCGACGATGGATTTTTTGGTGATATCTGGAGGGGGTGAACATGGGGCTTTCGGAACGGGGTTTCTTGTTGG
It contains:
- a CDS encoding helix-turn-helix transcriptional regulator; protein product: MEHLAEYFKVFSEPNRLAVLEALRGGKRNVTAVVDTTGLSQALVSKHLKLLTIAGVVRRCPEGSLVFYEVIDRSVYRLLAQGDKLLKESRRQQLDALSASL
- a CDS encoding DUF4434 domain-containing protein, whose amino-acid sequence is MKLRLHKSKLITFAIYVFLFVLFAPVSRASEILFYQPLKGDSRISSSDWSYVWREAYRNQYRTIVIQWTQFGDFLIDQEEWLLTSLLIAQQEGLDLIVGLYADPSFSQTILQAGWEDRFEEYWTSLQRRSLSLHSKLLPLLKEREIEVVGWYFPSELSDRLFTTIGRRRLTQNQLQLMSQRLNKPLHISAYNLGYLSPNANAKWLSGLQDIGLHVWWQDGAGVKDLPEPALQAYFNQLPCDVGIVREAFIQASSSETPFRAEYSPPKEYESCHLTGVFSLRYMPWVQSIPAFKFKSQ
- a CDS encoding pentapeptide repeat-containing protein, yielding MNGLELDLHGCDLRNGNFKESRFGHATFSAANLQDCSFQQAMLWGADLSGASAQSSKWHDSDLSSARLQKANFSGVFCIDAAFAVFLPPGAFGRERGWWKQISAQVSINSLTSVKPTCTRQT
- a CDS encoding EAL domain-containing protein, translated to MELTETSLLTDLAQAKELFAELADLGVDLCIDDFGTGYSSLAVLQTLPIKYITIDGAFVDAVPVNRENTAIVKGTILMARELGLKVVAECVQGDSQIDFLASHGCDYFHGFFKSPPLPFVVVSEVLKS
- a CDS encoding pentapeptide repeat-containing protein, with amino-acid sequence MEADFRSGLDQFTDLGEANLHQADLSFAQLQGASLRGADLSESCLYGADLSESDLRGADLRGCDLSGTQLKGALLPEHLNP
- a CDS encoding glycosyl transferase family protein; this encodes MPSDVMILYLYGLRLFAFVLTLILLVLGLEDLIVDSLFWIRKIWKKLFIYSRHRRADEDLLYSKTEKPLAIMVPAWREVGVIGQMVKTAAVQLDYENYQFFIGTYPNDPETQADAREAALLFDNVHQVICALPGPTSKADCLNNILSAVLEFEQAASIKFSGFILHDAEDVISPLELRLFNLLVGENDLVQVPVFPYLHRNWWNFTANHYADEFAEWHGKEVVVREALAGLVPSAGVGTCFSRKALTFLLDEGEGIAFDTQSLTEDYDIGIRLRQRGMREIFVHYSPRDPVLAPLKEQRFGVRKRVSHSICVRENFPDTAATSVRQKSRWITGIVFQGSVTLPWSNNWLINYFLWRDRRGGISNMIGLLSIFLLIQLLIIWIIGFIHFKTWDYPPVLGNSKLLAYLLLLNGFLLLNRVVQRVYFTTIFYGLSSGIIAIPRMVWANWINFRANWRAYRQVLAIGSARKVAWDKTTHVFPSVASSTGRRPLGQILIDQGVITQLELQQGLEKSSRQRIGRTLLKMGMITTVELSAALAEQQDIEFDDINPFEIDTNLTNFIGERLAFKYSVLPLRVESGVLVLARESAISNVALGVISRSVKMPTKQVIVPQGRVQIGLIHAFRPDRTDALSANLNSLVELFNSDIIVFDSFCSHLVLLGDLAVEKGLINQAILSQALISFEPLQKKLGEHLVDLNILQDEVVDALIVEQQLDRQVGLSMLGC